In the Streptomyces coeruleoprunus genome, CGATCAATGGCGCACGTTCAACGGCGCTTACCGCTACCTCGGCATTTCCAGCAGGTGACGCGTTCGAAGTCGCTGGCACCGGGACCGGAGTACCAGCCCAGGCCACGGCAGGTGTGGCAGTCGCCCGGCTTGGCCCGGGGCCGAATGCGGATTGAACGACGAAGGCCACAATGATCGCGGCCAGAATGACAAGCCATCCGCTGTCCATAAGGCGATTATCGAGCGACGACTCGGGCAATGCGGCCGATTCACCGATCCTCACCGGAGGACACCATGCCCGTAGAGAAGTGGCGTGCCGTTCAGGCTCCCTCCTCCCTCCCCCATCAGAGCCGATGGCACGTCAGGTTCTGACGGAGTCGGCCGTCCGAGAACACGTCCCGAGTTCCGTTCGGCCTCGCCACGTGCTCGAACAACCCTGCACTCCCCGCTGGCGTCACTCCCCTCACAGGGGGCACACCGGCCCCGGGTAAACGGAGGGCTTCATCCATGCAGCAGCGGTCCGCACGCACCGCCTTACTCGCACTGGCACTGGCCGTGACCGTGGGAGCGGCCACGCTCGCCCCGTCCGCACACGCGGCGCGGCCGGGGCACGGACACGGGCACGAAGCGACCCGCACGGCGCTGCGTGACCTGGTCGTCAAGGGGGGACTGCCCGGAGTGGCCGCCCAGACCCAGGACGGCAGAGGGCGGTGGTTCGGCTCGGCCGGTCACGCGGACACGGCCACGGGCCGCCAGCGTTCGGCCGGCGACCACTTCCGTGGGGCCAGCATCACCAAGACGTTCATCGCGACCGTTCTGCTCCAGCTGGACGCGGAAGGGAAGCTGAGCCTGGACGACACCGTCGAGACCTGGCTGCCCGGCCTGGTCCAGGGCAACGGCTACGACGGCAACAAGATCACTCTGCGCCAACTCCTCAACCACACCAGCGGCATCGCCAACTACACCGACGACCCCGCCTTCGCGCACAACGCGGCCGGCCCCGGCTTTCCGGAGCACCGGTACGACACCCACACGCCCGAGGAGCTGGTGGCGATCGCCCTCAGGTATCCGCCCCGTCCCGATCCGCAGAGGACGCCGTCGTACTCGAACACCAACTTCGTCATCGCCGGGATGGTCATCGAGAAGGCGACGGGCCGTTCGTACGGTCAGGAGGTCACCCGCCGTATCATCCGGCCGCTGAAGCTCCGGGGGACGTCGTTCCCCGGCACGGCACCGCAGATGCCGAAGCCGCACCCCGTCGGGTACTCCCGGCTCCACCAGGACGCCCCGGACGCCGAGATCCACGATGCCACCGAGCAGAACATGACCTGGCTGGGTGCCGCCGGCGACGTCATCTCCACCAGCGGGGACCTCAACCGCTTCCACCGCGCGCTGATGCGCGGCGAGTTGCTGCCCCCCGCTCAGCTGAAGGAGATGCTCGACGAGGTGCCGGCGGAGGACGGATTCGGGTACGGGCTCGGAGTCGAGTTCGCGGAGCTGTCCTGCGGCGTGAAGGTGGTGGGCAAGAGCGGCCGTACGAACGGCTCCCTGTCCGCGATGGTCGGCACGCGGGACGGGGAACACCAGCTCACGTTCAACATCAACGGTGACTGGCTGCGGGACCCCTCGCTCTATGTCAACGTGATCGAGGCGGAGTTCTGCGGCAGGGTCCCCGCCCGGACCGACACGGCCCTTCCGGCACGGCAGCTCGCGGAAACCCTCACGCGCCGGTAGCGCCTTCGCGCCGCCCTGAAGACCGGGCCGGGCCGGACCGCCGGACGTCTCCTCCGCGGGAGCGGCGGCGAGCCGGACTGCCGGAACAAGGCCCCGGCGGCCCGGCGGGCACACCGGACTACCGCGCCGGGTGGGAGTCGTACCGGGTGGGTCGGACGGCCACCGCCACGGTGATCACGTACGGCTCGTCGAGCTCGCCATCGGGGAAGTGCCGGTCGAGGTGCTTCCGCTCCGCCTCGAAGAAGGTGGAGGTGCCGGGCTCGCCGAGCACGATGAAGGCCGAGTGCGTGGCCAGCTTCGCGAGGTGGACGTCGATGGTGACCCGGCGCGACCAGCGCAGCGTACGTGTCTTCCAGGCGAGCCCGGCCGGCGTGTCCACGTTGGAGATGTAGCAGCCGGGGCCCAACCGCTCCTCGATCCTGGCGTGCTGCTCGGCGACCCACGGCACGGACGGGTCGGGGTCGGTCCACCACAACGCGAGCGCGCCCCCGGGGCGCAGGGCGCGCAGGGCGGACGGGACGGCGTGGGCGGGGTCGGTCCAGTGCCAGGACTGGGCGTAGGTGACGAGGTCGAGGGAGCCGTCGGCCAGGGGCAGCCGGTTGCCGTCCCCGCGCACGAGGGGCACTCCGGGCAGCTCGCGCCGGAACTGCGCCGCCATCCCGGCGCCGGGCTCCACCCCCACCACCCGGGCCCCGCGCTCCTGCAGTTCCCGGGCGGCGATCCCGGTCCCGGTGCCCACGTCGGCCACCCTGGCACCGGCCAGTGGCTGTCCGCTGAACTCCTCCACGGTGTCGAAGACGGCCGAGGGGTACCGCGGCCGGTGTGCGGCGTACGCGCGCGCGGCCCGGTCGAAGGCCCGGGCCCGTTCGTGGACGGGGAGGTCCGGCGTCATGCCTCGACTATGGCGCAGGCCGCGTTCCCGGACCAGGGCGCCCTCGGCCACCGGTGACGTGGCACCGGAGGGCGGCCCGTACGGCGGCAGCCGTACGAGGGGTGCGCGCCGAGGAACGCGGTGCGCATAAATAGGATGATCGATCTGCGTCGGTTGGTTAGGGTGGGCGCATGGGTAGCTTCTATTACTTCCGCTGATTCCCGGGGTGGGGAACACGCCGATTCCCGGACGAGCGTCGGTACACCGGTCCAGCTGATCTCGCGGCCGGTACCGTGTCGCATCACGTCTCTCGGGCCCAGCCCGCGGCGGCCGGCATACGGCGGCCGCGCGCCCTGTGCCGTACGCCGGGGCTCCTCGCGTTCCCACGACATGTCCCGTGCCCATCGCTGCCGACGCACCCTCCGTGCGGGTCGGCCGCCCCCATGTCAGGGAAGAAAGAACCATGCGCGCTCGCGCCCACCACCCTTCGTCGGCCCTCACCGACCCCATGCCGACTGCCCCCGTCGCCCCGGCGGACGACCCGCGACCGGGCGACTCCCGCGCCGGCCGGTCCCAGCTCGCTGTCCGTGACCTCTCCAAGGACTTCGGGGCACGCCGCGTCCTCGACCGGGTTTCGTTCACCGTCCGCCCCGGCGAACGGGTCGCCGTCGTCGGCGAGAACGGGTCCGGCAAATCCACCCTGATCCGCCTCCTCGCCGGCCTCGACACCCCCGACGAGGGGGAGATCACGCTCCGCGCCCCCGGCGGGATCGCGCACCTCGCCCAGACCTCCGCCCTGCCGCACACGGCCACCGTCCGCGACGCCATCGACGCCGCCCTCGCCGACCTGCGTGCCCTGGAGCGCGAGCTGCGCCGCGCCGAGGAGACCCTGACCGACGCCTCGGCCGACGAACTCGCCCGTTACGGCGAGCTGTTGGACACCTTCGCCGAACGGGGTGGCTACGAGGCGGACGCGCGGGTCGCCGCCGCCCTCGACGGCCTGGGGATCGGCGGGATCGTCCCGGAACGGGCCCTCGGCACCCTGTCCGGCGGCGAACGCTCGCGGCTGGCCCTGGCCGGAGCATTGTGCTCGGGCGCCGAACTCCTCCTCCTGGACGAGCCGACCAACCACCTCGACATCGACGCCGTCGCGTGGCTGCGCCGACGGCTCGCCACCCACCGGGGCACGGTCGTGGTCGTCACCCACGACCGCGCCTTCCTACGGGAGTACGCCACGACGATTCTGGAGGTCGACACCGACACCCGGACCGTGCGCCGCTATGGCGACGGCTGGGACGGCTACCGGGCCGCCCGCGAGAGCGAACGGCTCCGGCTGGCCCAGGAGCACCGCGAGTGGCGGGAGGAGACGGCCCGCGCCGAGGCCCTCGTCGACGCGGCCGGCACCCGGCTCGCGAGCACCGGGAAGGATCCCCGGCAGGGCTTCGGCAAGCACCGGCGGTCCTCCGAGGCCAAGCTGTCCGGCCGGGTCCGGGCCGCTCGGGCCCGACTGGAACACCTGCGGGCCCATCCGGTGCCGCCGCCCCCGCAACCGCTCCGGTTCACCGCCACGTTGCGGACGGGACCGGCGGAGCCGCTCGCGGACGGGGCGTCGGAAGCGGGAATCCGGCCCGCGCCGGTTGTACCGGTGACCGTTCCGCCCGTGGCGGTTGCACCCGTGGTCGAGGTCGACGGGGCAAGAGTCGGGGACCGGCTGCGGGTGCCGGCGCTGCGGGTACCGGCCGGTGGCCGCCTGCTGGTCTCCGGGCCCAACGGGGCCGGCAAGACGACACTGTTGCGGCTGCTCGCCGGCGTGCGCCGGGCCGACGCCGGCCATGTCCGGGTCCGGGCCCGGGTCGGTTACCTCCCGCAGGAACCGGCACCGCTGCCCACCGGCCCCGGGGCCACCCTGCTGACCGCATACGCGGCCGGCCGGCCCGGACCGGCGGAGGAGCACGCGGACGAGCTCCTCGCGATGGGGCTGTTCCGCGCGGAGGACCTGCTGATCCCGGCCGCCGGTCTGTCGGCCGGTCAACGCCGCCGGGTCGAACTGGCCCGGCTGGTGTCCCGTCCCACCGACCTGCTCGTCCTGGACGAGCCGACGAACCACATCGCCCCGGCACTCACCGACGAGTTCCAGGAGGCGCTGACCCGCTACCCCGGCGCGATCGTCCTCGTGACCCACGACCGGGTACTGCGGGAGGCCTTTCCGGGCGAGCGCCTCCACCTCGTCGCCGGCCGCCCCGTGGCTCCGCCACGCGTGCCCGGGCGGCCGAAGCTCTGAACTCGCTCAAGTCCGTTCAGGTGGCGCTGCCCTGGAGGGCATCGTCGTCACGCAGGCGACGCGCCGTGATCGCCTGATCGAGACCCATGGGGGACGACATGACCGACTTCCTGCTCACCGCGGGCTTCGCCTTGATCGTGATCATGCTCATCGGGTCGCGGAAGAAGAAGAGGAAGAGGCGTCGGGGCAGTGGCGACGGCGGTGGCTTCGGCTGC is a window encoding:
- a CDS encoding class I SAM-dependent methyltransferase translates to MTPDLPVHERARAFDRAARAYAAHRPRYPSAVFDTVEEFSGQPLAGARVADVGTGTGIAARELQERGARVVGVEPGAGMAAQFRRELPGVPLVRGDGNRLPLADGSLDLVTYAQSWHWTDPAHAVPSALRALRPGGALALWWTDPDPSVPWVAEQHARIEERLGPGCYISNVDTPAGLAWKTRTLRWSRRVTIDVHLAKLATHSAFIVLGEPGTSTFFEAERKHLDRHFPDGELDEPYVITVAVAVRPTRYDSHPAR
- a CDS encoding ABC-F family ATP-binding cassette domain-containing protein — protein: MPTAPVAPADDPRPGDSRAGRSQLAVRDLSKDFGARRVLDRVSFTVRPGERVAVVGENGSGKSTLIRLLAGLDTPDEGEITLRAPGGIAHLAQTSALPHTATVRDAIDAALADLRALERELRRAEETLTDASADELARYGELLDTFAERGGYEADARVAAALDGLGIGGIVPERALGTLSGGERSRLALAGALCSGAELLLLDEPTNHLDIDAVAWLRRRLATHRGTVVVVTHDRAFLREYATTILEVDTDTRTVRRYGDGWDGYRAARESERLRLAQEHREWREETARAEALVDAAGTRLASTGKDPRQGFGKHRRSSEAKLSGRVRAARARLEHLRAHPVPPPPQPLRFTATLRTGPAEPLADGASEAGIRPAPVVPVTVPPVAVAPVVEVDGARVGDRLRVPALRVPAGGRLLVSGPNGAGKTTLLRLLAGVRRADAGHVRVRARVGYLPQEPAPLPTGPGATLLTAYAAGRPGPAEEHADELLAMGLFRAEDLLIPAAGLSAGQRRRVELARLVSRPTDLLVLDEPTNHIAPALTDEFQEALTRYPGAIVLVTHDRVLREAFPGERLHLVAGRPVAPPRVPGRPKL
- a CDS encoding serine hydrolase domain-containing protein; its protein translation is MQQRSARTALLALALAVTVGAATLAPSAHAARPGHGHGHEATRTALRDLVVKGGLPGVAAQTQDGRGRWFGSAGHADTATGRQRSAGDHFRGASITKTFIATVLLQLDAEGKLSLDDTVETWLPGLVQGNGYDGNKITLRQLLNHTSGIANYTDDPAFAHNAAGPGFPEHRYDTHTPEELVAIALRYPPRPDPQRTPSYSNTNFVIAGMVIEKATGRSYGQEVTRRIIRPLKLRGTSFPGTAPQMPKPHPVGYSRLHQDAPDAEIHDATEQNMTWLGAAGDVISTSGDLNRFHRALMRGELLPPAQLKEMLDEVPAEDGFGYGLGVEFAELSCGVKVVGKSGRTNGSLSAMVGTRDGEHQLTFNINGDWLRDPSLYVNVIEAEFCGRVPARTDTALPARQLAETLTRR